A single region of the Brassica oleracea var. oleracea cultivar TO1000 unplaced genomic scaffold, BOL UnpScaffold02411, whole genome shotgun sequence genome encodes:
- the LOC106321679 gene encoding uncharacterized protein LOC106321679, producing the protein ALLPDLNVPVASPQEAAAYANAVFPPTQAGPSRAADANAYPNDFWQRVMNTLGQIQSNTQHLDTLRHIQSNTEQVVKLLTDGHGFGPHPSAAGFSKRQRAEEAEERGKNDADEKQQTNERGDGEELQEKEEANDEELQRKEGCDNE; encoded by the exons CTGCTTTGTTGCCTGATTTAAATGTTCCTGTTGCATCACCACAAGAAGCTGCAGCTTATGCTAATGCTGTTTTTCCTCCAACTCAAGCGGGACCTTCCAGAGCTGCTGATGCTAATGCTTATCCCA ACGACTTTTGGCAGAGGGTTATGAATACCTTGGGACAGATTCAGAGTAATACACAGCATTTGGATACTCTGCGTCACATTCAGAGCAATACAGAGCAGGTGGTCAAACTACTGACCGATGGACATGGATTTGGACCACATCCTTCGGCTGCGGGATTCTCCAAGAGACAGCGAGCTGAGGAGGCAGAAGAGAGAGGCAAAAACGACGCAGATGAGAAGCAGCAGACGAATGAGAGAGGTGACGGTGAAGAACTGCAGGAGAAAGAGGAAGCTAACGATGAAGAACTGCAGAGGAAAGAGGGATGTGACAATGAATAA